The Lolium perenne isolate Kyuss_39 chromosome 6, Kyuss_2.0, whole genome shotgun sequence genome segment TTATGTTAGGATCAGTGTGTTCTATTTTTATATCCGTTAGCTAAGTTAGCAAAGCCAGATTCGTCGAATACTGTTATGGCTAGGTGTGTTTGGATCTGATGTGTAAGCTAACTTGATCTATATGGTATGTTAAAGGACATGATTTGTGTGTTAGATCTAAATGTTAGGATCTGATGTGTAAGTTGGATTGgtatatttttttttttgcgggtaagttGGATTGGTATTACAATATAGTATTATTGTTAGAGCTATATGTTACATTGTATTACATTATATTATTGTCAGATCTATATATTATATTGTGTAAGCTAGCAAGATATATACATTACATGTTTTTATATATATTTCATGTATTTAAAGTTACCTATCATCTTATAATAGGGATGATATTTTGGTGATACTATCATTCACGAGTAAGATCACAAATCATTTAAACTTGCATTTATTTAATAGAACTTGTCTATGTTTATGTTCTAACTCCaatgattttcttttgtgcagtTTTCCTATCTTGTGACATGCACTTGGCGAAATAGATAACTGCTTCCAGATTGGGGCCAGTGAGAACGCACGCATATAGGCTTCTTACGACATCAACTAGAGGAACAACAAGTATAATTGGTAGCAGAGGCGGGGTGGAGGTGAATCATTGGCAACAAAACCGAACTGTCACGGAGACAACGTCCAAACCAAGAATTATCTCTATAGCTCTCTCATTTGTATAGCTAGTAATTGAATCTTTGTTGAAATAAATATGTGCATGTGGTGCACGAAATGTATAATGAAATAGAATTGAGTTTTGCTAATGTATTTCCATTCAATATTAAGTTACGTGTTACTAGTTACAGTCTGGGGGTCTTGCTTGTTTTATTGGTAAAACGTCTGTGACGCTTACGGAAATCATACATCTGATTGAAAAAAATGTGTGCCACCTAAGTCGAACACATACTGATGGTTCAACATTATTTGTTTGTGATGGATCTTGGTATAGCAGACAATTTCAAAATGTGTGTGAAAAGAGACTCTGTCGCATGTGCGGAAAAAGACCCATCACACATGGTTTATTTAACCAAGTGCTTTATGGAGGCCCATCGTCCACCTTACATAGTAACGGTTGGGTTTGGGTAGCCCGTGTGACAGTCTAGTTCATCCATGTATAAAGACTTATACTATACTAGTGGTTGACTTCTGCCCATTGGCTTATTTTCTGGTGGCTGGTTTGCAGTCTAGCCAGCAGCAGGGTTAGCCCGCTTGCTCACTATTGGCCACATGCTGATTTGTATGGTCAGTTGTAGCCAGCCAGTCGGTACTAATAATCATGAACCCGCTAGTGGTCATGATCCAAATTCTCAAATTGTGATAATTAGGTGGTCCAAATTGAAATGAACTCAAGGGAAAAAAATGATCAAACAATGTTGTCCTAAAAATGGTCGAATGATTTTATAAAACAAAGTTAATCTGAGGCAATTCCAGCTAGGATAAAACTAACAgttactacctccatttcaaggaataaggcgcacgcgctttccaagacgaactttgaccataaaaattgagcaacaaaatcttgattatattatatgtaattagtatcgttggattcgtattgaaaagtactttttaatgatattaatctcatacaaacaatctttatttatttgaagtaatttttggtcaaacaaaaagctcgtaaaacgaggacgccttattccttgaaacggaggtagtacattGAAACTGGATAGGAAGAAAGAAGTTAACGAGAAGTGCACTTATGTTTAGAAACTTTTTGCACATGGGTTTGTTGCGCCGGCCTCTTACGTGTAGATTAACTTGGGTGTGCCTGGACCTTGCTTGCTTGTGCATCCGACGTGGATCATACGGAGCGCTCTTCTTTCGGCAACAGGTGTCCCTAGCCAATCCAAAGCAAGTTGAGATAACCTTGAGATAAGCAATAATTGGGGTTATCCTGGGCTTGCCACGTGCTAGCTCTGAGTGGATAAAAACACTTGTTGCTTTCCTCCGATGGTTATGCACGTTTTCTCCTTGGGTTGTTTCTTTCTTTCGTTGTATGCCCGCTGTAGAGGATTTTGTTTTACTCGTGATGTTTAGTCTTTGAGCGCTGTCAAAAGGAATATATGGAAATACCAGTTTTCTTCAAGAAGTTGCATGGGGTTTCTACTTTGGGGCAAGTGAGTTGACACTGGTATTATCAGAACTTGAATTGGAATTATTCGAACATGATTGAAGTAATATGTCAACCAATTGTATGCGCTACCATAGCAAACACACAAGCCCATTGCTAGTGTATTTAGGTTCTGTTGCTGGCGGCAACATTCAACCAAAAGATGTTGGTTGAAATATTAACCAACAATACGGATTTCAGATATTTTAACACTTACGAGATACGACATCACGTTTGATGCCGGACCTTCATGAAATCTTTGATGTTTGTGTGTTGAGCCATCGTCAACTCAACTATTGGCATAGTCAGTCAGCGCAATATGATTCATGCATCCTTGAGTATTTTTTATCAGATTGTTGCACTAGCTATTAAACAAAAGctcgaactgattgaaaaggctAATTGAATATATTTATATTGAACACTTTCCCTCAAGTCTAGGTTATTTTAGTCCTTGGTGTGGGTTCGGTGTAGGCCGCataattttttgtttgtttttagtACTGCGTAAGCATGATCTCGAACTTGAGACATCCTGACTCTGATACTATATAGAATTATTGTACTAGCCAAATCAACTAAAAGTTCAAACTAACTGAAGAAAGCTATATATGAagtatatttatattcaacattTTTCGCGCGCGGACATCCATAAAAAAGCAAGTCAGCTTTTGCACTGGTCTCCTTCCTTGACAGTAAGAAATGGCCTATAATTGTTGAAACCCGAAAGTCCATCGTGTGATTGCTGCCGTCTTTTCCTTGGCGGGCAAATATGGATGATATGAAGCCCTGTTGCTCAATATCTGCTCATGGAAGCTGGAGGTGTCCAATAATGCAAGGTCCAGTCCAATCCACCATCCCTTGCTTCCCTCTCCCTCTTCTCCTTTTGGACCGAGACTCCTTTAAATACCGGCCGGCATACCCTTCTTTATCCACCAAGTCCGAGAGTGAGTGACAACATCAGCATTACACCATTACCGCGAAGCGAGACTACTCGACCAGCAATTTTGCAAAATGACCGGCACGGGCGTCGCCTCGAAGACAGCCGCTCAGCCCAAGAGCGCGGCGCGGCGGCTGTGGCGCGTGATGCGCGCGGTGCTCTACATGCTGCGCCGCGGCGTGCTACCTTCAGGCCGCAAGGTTTCCATGGACCTCTGCCTCTTCCTCCGCCGCGGGAAGCCCAGCGAGGTCGAGTACGCCTCCTTCTCCGCCAGCGTCGCCCAGCGCCGTGGCCGGAACCGCCGGCAAGGTGAAGACGAAGCTGCCAACGGCTACAACGCGGCCGACATCGCCAAGGTGTTCGAGATGCTCAACGACGGCGGAAGCCTCTTCGGCGACGATGACACGCTTGCGCTGGCGACGCCGTCACCCGGGCTGTGGAGTTCGCCCGCCGCCTTCGAGTTCGGGGGCAGCCCGGCGGCGAGGCAGCGCGTCACCGACTCGCCGTGCGCGGGCGAACAGCAGGTGGACAGGAAGGCCGACGAATTCATCAGGAGGTTCTACGAGCAGCTGCGCGCGCAGAAGAGCGTCACCGCCACGCCGGAATGCTACGCCGGCGCGTCGTGCGTCGAGCGCGCCCTAAGGCCGGTAGCCGCCGGCATCGCTTAATTTAGAGGCTCGGTGTGCCTCAGTGCTCGTGGCGGCCACGTACGGGTCGCCCAGCAGGGTTTAGTTGGTTTCGTTGGTTGTctttctatacctaataataaagaaaataaggcttcttgttggtccgtctttATTGCCCTAGATTTTCGTCTAAATTACAAAGGACTGCCACCGCTTTAGTTAATAAACACTTATCACCG includes the following:
- the LOC127309623 gene encoding uncharacterized protein — encoded protein: MTGTGVASKTAAQPKSAARRLWRVMRAVLYMLRRGVLPSGRKVSMDLCLFLRRGKPSEVEYASFSASVAQRRGRNRRQGEDEAANGYNAADIAKVFEMLNDGGSLFGDDDTLALATPSPGLWSSPAAFEFGGSPAARQRVTDSPCAGEQQVDRKADEFIRRFYEQLRAQKSVTATPECYAGASCVERALRPVAAGIA